A region from the Mycoplasmopsis phocirhinis genome encodes:
- a CDS encoding site-specific DNA-methyltransferase has protein sequence MDPPYNTEAAKDDGNNSANDKENISASKFIYRDKFSRNGWLNMMNERLNLAKKLLKEDGVIFVSVDDNEQAYLKVLMDEIFGEENFVTNIVWHNNVKGRQFDKFIKNTYENIVMYSKNINNLNLTNDKLGPNTKSIFKDNISLYSKGYPLHNGTADFDINNRPNLCYSIYFNPQTKEAITRDEKEVENGNYFIGKSQRQDLLTKGFLRILPKINEKYGKQRVWRWSSNKFLREYKNELIYDSSDNYFYQKKRYSDDGTRKTKFKNYINIDGGSEKPKLLSIMNILIFTNPKPVELIKWIINIHPNKNARVLDFFAGSGTTGHAVLELNKEDGGNRTFTLVTNNENNIAQDVTYERLYRINHGLGTNNETFEWSKKNQPYKQNLNVFDLEYSPINIDQNQINTQYLIELLKHSLFKFGVSNTSDKDLINNLTNLYSLNKD, from the coding sequence ATTGACCCACCATATAACACCGAAGCAGCTAAAGACGATGGTAATAATTCCGCTAATGATAAAGAAAATATATCAGCATCTAAATTTATTTATCGCGATAAATTTAGTCGCAATGGTTGATTAAATATGATGAATGAAAGACTAAATTTAGCTAAAAAATTATTGAAAGAAGATGGGGTAATTTTTGTTTCTGTTGATGATAATGAACAAGCGTATTTAAAGGTTTTGATGGATGAGATTTTTGGGGAAGAGAATTTTGTGACAAATATTGTTTGGCACAACAATGTAAAGGGTAGACAATTTGATAAATTTATTAAAAACACATACGAAAATATTGTCATGTATTCAAAAAATATAAATAATTTAAATCTTACCAATGATAAATTAGGACCTAATACAAAATCTATTTTTAAAGATAATATAAGTTTGTATTCAAAAGGTTATCCCCTTCATAATGGGACAGCAGATTTTGACATAAATAATCGACCTAATTTATGTTATTCAATTTATTTTAATCCGCAAACAAAAGAAGCAATTACTCGTGATGAAAAAGAAGTTGAAAACGGTAATTATTTTATAGGTAAATCCCAACGGCAAGATCTTTTAACTAAAGGTTTTTTAAGAATATTGCCAAAAATTAATGAAAAATATGGAAAACAAAGAGTTTGAAGGTGAAGTTCTAATAAATTTTTAAGAGAATACAAAAATGAATTAATTTATGATTCTTCCGATAATTATTTTTATCAAAAGAAAAGATATTCAGATGATGGAACTAGAAAAACAAAATTTAAAAATTACATTAATATTGATGGCGGAAGTGAAAAACCTAAATTATTATCAATTATGAATATATTAATTTTTACCAACCCAAAACCTGTTGAATTAATAAAATGAATAATAAATATTCACCCCAACAAAAACGCTCGCGTTCTAGACTTTTTCGCTGGTTCAGGCACCACCGGTCATGCTGTTTTAGAATTAAATAAAGAAGATGGTGGAAATAGAACCTTCACATTAGTTACTAACAATGAAAATAACATCGCACAAGACGTAACTTATGAAAGACTTTATCGCATAAATCATGGTTTAGGTACTAATAATGAAACCTTCGAATGAAGCAAAAAGAATCAGCCCTACAAACAAAACTTGAATGTATTTGATTTAGAATATAGTCCAATTAATATTGATCAAAACCAAATTAATACTCAATATTTAATTGAATTATTAAAACATTCTTTATTTAAATTTGGCGTTTCAAATACAAGCGACAAAGACTTAATTAACAATCTAACTAATTTATATTCTTTAAATAAAGATTAA
- a CDS encoding site-specific DNA-methyltransferase — translation MQNKDYSQLLKDYKAKIDELSVNDLNQDQKTICKMILDNLTDQSQLQNVYQFLMQRVKVGFRFDIAPDINNKMISILKINEDKSFKLNDTQSTNQNSLIIGENYDALKNLLVVERERESKGLDYNYDVIYIDPPYNTESAKNDGNNSANDKVNISASKFIYRDKFSRNGWLNMMNERLNLAKNLLKEDGVIFVSIDDNEQAYLKVLMDEIFGEENFIGMFSVENNPKGRKNSRFISKTNEYCLIFSKNIDKSYFIDTVPKKSTDMSKDENGIYIHNSGKRVIVGENTLNSLVDIKKQDKKWYSVYYNSEKNDIKIINFEKIDEINEDLINKGYRRYHSFNKNKIVQNTYTHDTFYEYFKIGKFAFKNDKIYEKHFNQKMRIKSILTNQEYQAIIENNIGQFKIDLKTTSAQQELNTILGKEKFIFPKNKNFILNIINLIPNKNARILDFFAGSGTTAHAVLELNKEDGGNRTFTLVTNNENNIAQDVTYERLYRINHGLSTNNETFEWSKKNQPYKQNLNVFELEYSPINIDQNQINTQYLIELLKNSLLKFGVSNTSDKDLINNLTNLYSLDKE, via the coding sequence ATGCAAAATAAAGATTATTCACAACTTTTAAAAGATTATAAAGCTAAAATTGACGAATTATCAGTTAATGATTTAAATCAAGATCAAAAAACAATTTGCAAAATGATTTTAGATAATTTGACTGACCAAAGCCAATTACAAAATGTATATCAATTTTTAATGCAAAGAGTAAAAGTTGGTTTTAGATTTGATATCGCTCCTGATATCAACAACAAAATGATTTCAATTCTTAAAATTAATGAAGATAAATCATTTAAACTTAATGATACTCAAAGCACTAATCAAAACTCTTTAATCATAGGTGAAAACTATGATGCTCTAAAAAACTTACTGGTTGTAGAGAGAGAGAGAGAGAGCAAGGGCCTAGATTATAATTACGATGTAATTTATATTGATCCACCTTATAATACTGAATCAGCTAAAAATGATGGTAATAATTCAGCTAATGATAAAGTAAATATATCAGCATCTAAATTTATCTACCGTGATAAATTTAGTCGCAATGGCTGATTAAATATGATGAATGAAAGATTAAATTTAGCTAAGAATTTACTTAAAGAAGATGGCGTGATTTTTGTATCAATAGATGATAACGAACAAGCTTATTTAAAAGTGTTAATGGATGAGATTTTTGGTGAAGAGAATTTTATAGGTATGTTTTCAGTTGAAAATAATCCAAAGGGAAGAAAAAATTCTCGTTTTATATCAAAAACAAATGAATATTGTTTAATTTTTTCTAAAAATATAGATAAATCATATTTTATTGATACGGTACCAAAAAAATCAACAGATATGTCAAAGGATGAAAACGGAATTTATATCCACAACAGTGGGAAAAGAGTTATTGTAGGCGAAAATACATTAAATTCATTGGTTGATATTAAAAAACAAGACAAAAAATGATATTCAGTGTATTATAATAGCGAAAAAAATGACATTAAAATAATTAATTTTGAAAAAATTGACGAAATAAATGAAGATTTAATTAATAAAGGTTATAGAAGATATCATTCATTTAATAAAAATAAAATTGTTCAAAACACTTATACACATGATACTTTTTATGAGTATTTCAAAATTGGCAAATTTGCATTTAAAAACGATAAAATTTACGAAAAACATTTTAATCAAAAAATGAGAATAAAATCTATTTTAACAAATCAAGAATATCAAGCAATAATTGAAAATAATATTGGGCAATTTAAAATAGATTTGAAAACAACAAGTGCACAACAAGAATTAAATACAATATTAGGAAAAGAAAAGTTTATTTTCCCTAAGAATAAAAATTTTATTTTAAATATAATAAATTTAATTCCTAACAAAAACGCCCGTATTTTAGACTTTTTCGCCGGTTCAGGCACAACTGCTCACGCAGTTTTAGAATTAAATAAAGAAGATGGTGGAAATAGAACCTTCACATTAGTTACTAACAATGAAAATAACATCGCACAGGATGTAACTTATGAAAGACTTTATAGAATAAATCATGGTTTAAGCACCAATAACGAAACCTTTGAGTGAAGCAAAAAGAATCAACCTTACAAACAAAATCTCAATGTATTTGAATTAGAGTATAGTCCAATTAATATCGATCAAAATCAAATTAATACTCAATATTTAATTGAATTATTGAAAAATTCTTTACTTAAATTTGGCGTTTCAAATACAAGCGACAAAGACTTAATTAACAATCTAACTAATTTATATTCTCTTGATAAAGAATAA
- a CDS encoding type III restriction endonuclease subunit M encodes MQNKDYSQLLKDYKAKIDELSVNDLNQDQKTICKMILDNLTDQSQLQNVYQFLMQRVKVGFRFDIAPDINNKMISILKFNEDKSFNLNDTQSTNQNSLIIGENYDALKNLLVVERERERARA; translated from the coding sequence ATGCAAAATAAAGACTATTCACAGCTTTTAAAAGATTATAAAGCTAAAATTGACGAATTATCAGTCAATGATTTAAATCAAGACCAAAAAACAATTTGTAAAATGATTTTAGATAATTTAACGGATCAAAGCCAATTACAAAATGTTTATCAATTTTTAATGCAAAGAGTAAAAGTTGGCTTTAGATTTGATATCGCGCCTGATATCAATAATAAAATGATTTCAATTCTTAAATTTAATGAAGATAAATCATTTAATCTTAATGATACTCAAAGCACTAATCAAAACTCTTTAATCATAGGTGAAAACTATGATGCTTTAAAAAACTTACTGGTTGTAGAGAGAGAGAGAGAGAGAGCAAGGGCCTAG
- a CDS encoding site-specific DNA-methyltransferase, whose translation MDPPYNTESAKNDGNNSANDKVNISASKFIYRDKFSRNGWLNMMNERLNLAKKLLKEDGVIFVSIDDNEQAYLKVLMDEIFGEENFVTSAPFISNLKGRQANTNFALTHEYVLIYKGDNFTFEHIPKNFANNILPNVYNERITEVEHDEYGEYVAQNELENSNSKFNVNTRPKLFFTIYINKNKNGYYASSKKTNETIDEVKPRINSDGVQLVWRWQKSKIDEESHNLKIELINGKWKIKTKKRNLGFLFKSLILGKTLNTENGNDLLYGIIDKTKNVYKEFTTAKPIQLLNLLFLSTKKNARVLDFFAGSGTTGHAVLELNKEDGGNRTFTLVTNNENNIGYGVTYERLYRINNGLGTNNETFEWLKKNQPYKQNLNVFELEYSPINIDQNQINTQYLIELLKHSLLKFGVSNTSEKDLINNLTNLYSLDKE comes from the coding sequence ATCGATCCACCATATAACACCGAATCTGCTAAAAATGATGGTAATAATTCAGCTAATGATAAAGTAAATATCTCAGCATCTAAATTTATTTATCGTGATAAATTTAGCCGCAATGGCTGATTAAACATGATGAATGAAAGATTAAATCTAGCTAAAAAATTATTAAAAGAAGATGGCGTGATTTTTGTGTCCATTGATGATAATGAACAAGCGTATTTAAAAGTGTTAATGGATGAAATTTTTGGAGAAGAGAATTTTGTTACCTCAGCTCCATTTATTTCTAACTTAAAAGGAAGACAAGCAAACACAAATTTTGCTCTAACACACGAATATGTATTAATTTACAAAGGTGATAATTTTACTTTTGAGCATATTCCTAAAAATTTTGCCAATAATATTCTTCCAAATGTTTATAATGAAAGAATAACTGAAGTTGAGCATGATGAATACGGAGAATATGTTGCTCAAAACGAACTAGAAAATTCTAATTCAAAGTTTAACGTAAATACTCGTCCAAAATTATTTTTTACCATTTATATCAATAAAAATAAAAATGGCTACTATGCTTCTTCCAAAAAAACTAACGAAACTATTGATGAAGTTAAACCAAGAATTAATTCTGATGGCGTACAACTTGTATGAAGATGACAAAAAAGCAAAATTGATGAAGAATCACATAATTTAAAAATAGAATTAATAAATGGGAAATGGAAAATTAAAACTAAAAAAAGAAATTTAGGTTTTTTATTTAAATCTTTAATTTTAGGTAAAACATTAAATACAGAAAACGGCAATGATTTACTTTATGGCATTATTGATAAAACAAAAAATGTTTATAAAGAATTTACAACTGCTAAACCAATTCAATTATTAAATCTTTTATTTTTAAGTACAAAGAAAAACGCCAGAGTTTTAGATTTTTTCGCTGGTTCTGGCACCACAGGTCATGCTGTGTTAGAATTAAATAAAGAAGATGGAGGAAATAGGACCTTTACATTAGTAACTAATAATGAAAATAATATTGGCTATGGTGTTACATACGAGCGTTTATATCGTATAAATAACGGTTTAGGCACTAATAATGAAACCTTTGAATGACTAAAAAAGAATCAACCTTACAAACAAAATCTCAATGTATTTGAATTAGAGTATAGTCCAATTAATATCGATCAAAATCAAATTAATACACAATATTTGATTGAATTATTAAAACATTCTTTACTTAAATTTGGTGTTTCAAATACAAGTGAAAAAGATTTAATTAATAATTTAACTAATTTATATTCTCTAGATAAAGAATAA
- a CDS encoding type III restriction endonuclease subunit M: protein MQNKDYSQLLKDYKAKIDELSVNDLNQDQKTICKMILDNLTDQSQLQNVYQFLMQRVKVGFRFDIAPDINNKMISILKFNEDKSFNLNDIQSTNQNSLIIGENYDALKNLLVVEREREQGRRL from the coding sequence ATGCAAAATAAAGACTATTCACAGCTTTTAAAAGATTATAAAGCTAAAATTGACGAATTATCAGTCAATGATTTAAATCAAGACCAAAAAACAATTTGTAAAATGATTTTAGATAATTTAACGGATCAAAGCCAATTACAAAATGTTTATCAATTTTTAATGCAAAGAGTAAAAGTTGGCTTTAGATTTGATATCGCTCCTGATATTAATAATAAAATGATTTCAATTCTTAAATTTAATGAAGATAAATCATTTAATCTTAATGATATTCAAAGCACTAATCAAAACTCTTTAATCATAGGTGAAAACTATGATGCTCTAAAAAACTTACTGGTTGTAGAGAGAGAGAGAGAGCAAGGGCGTAGATTATAA
- a CDS encoding type III restriction endonuclease subunit M, with product MQNKDYSQLLQDYKTKIDELSVNDLNQDQKTICKMILDNLTDQSQLQNVYQFLMQRVKVGFRFDIAPDINNKMISILKFNEDKSFNLNDTQSTNQNSLIIGENYDALKNLLVVERERARA from the coding sequence ATGCAAAATAAAGACTATTCACAACTTTTACAAGATTATAAAACTAAAATCGACGAATTATCAGTCAATGATTTAAATCAAGACCAAAAAACAATTTGTAAAATGATTTTAGATAATTTAACGGATCAAAGCCAATTACAAAATGTTTATCAATTTTTAATGCAAAGAGTAAAAGTTGGCTTTAGATTTGATATCGCACCTGATATCAATAATAAAATGATTTCAATTCTTAAATTTAATGAAGATAAATCATTTAATCTTAATGATACTCAAAGCACTAATCAAAACTCTTTAATCATAGGTGAAAACTATGATGCTTTAAAAAACTTACTGGTTGTAGAGAGAGAGAGAGCAAGGGCGTAG